A region of Zeugodacus cucurbitae isolate PBARC_wt_2022May chromosome 5, idZeuCucr1.2, whole genome shotgun sequence DNA encodes the following proteins:
- the LOC105215028 gene encoding GPI inositol-deacylase isoform X1 — protein MLKHFLVVIIAIAAFGFLYGIYNYNVEIESNACQMTYMFAPPQFSRINFDANAKFPHYGLYYYNEGRMPIDVHTTEFKGAPVIFVPGNGGSYKQVRSMASVALTKARDSATGIHLDYYTIDYKEELSALYGDYLERQTLFLKTCMKIVLKLYKNTEHVGKIVLIGHSMGAVISQAVLRDPEFAEYINTIISISSPINKPILILDEKIDTFYKSINKNVSVCRSSLKLNKNSNFCCATCNRLLLSNHTNHVGHYLKNVLLITIGGGNRDLLVPPAFTMSKFSDIHAMTMSIPKVWLSCDHLSVVWCLQLVQVINRYMFDISASDKQNFVYFIKDRRRREQTALNHFVKSNEMQLKEIDIEQEGKHNSVWREDTLKVFSKAFKEGSRSNFIQLIPLRKHKKHTKLYIDVTQLEFGDFLFGCTVKPNVNENLFCQNKVSLSHHFQLLPSMKNKMRSVAILDINNLKNTYVNWTHVGLFARASRKPKLYNIDIHNPAERNIVFKLPRWSTFQKIILVNETKQGTLYYKLSILGVEETFPTIELRIVPLSCMGDLNSIIIKMCIPWAPGFTKYQIIRDPSAEVFYVNVPVSSPIGYNSSMNPISLEIYLDPLCRYQISYKFSIVTTMSRVAQQFLHWLPSHLTAVILIILKNQISQLHEESSTKGVRPYYGYFQYASLYLITGCRVLSKFLTQRDGNESGRGLSIYPAVIIHSTAIVLSILLVFSVWTIVILNAYGLSKLINWFLLKSVLLPIADTFPILFAAFMISLAIKTCGAVALTVTCVLYLLLISNAYSDYLENWLFKTAVSLHAKVWSIYEKRNRSNTTTDTSSDITNLMSLIRCDGMDNFSFHISLFILITIMAGLNSMTFVAWVKDRSIISRGSDPSLLPTAVVISSLSVLWHLKAPKKIFSFRIGYKIASLLIYMGAAACIIYCQEALYKLNYVIAGTFVLITALELLGQAYKKYS, from the exons atgttaaaacattttttggtgGTTATTATAGCGATTGCTGCGTTTGGCTTTCTGTAcggtatatataattacaatgtAGAAATCGAGTCCAATGCTTGTCAAATGACGTATATGTTTGCACCACCCCAGTTCTCg agAATAAATTTTGATGCGAATGCCAAATTTCCTCATTACGGATTGTATTACTACAATGAGGGACGTATGCCAATTGATGTACACACAACTGAATTTAAAGGAGCGCCCGTTATTTTTGTACCAGGAAATGGAGGGTCATATAAGCAA GTACGTTCAATGGCATCGGTAGCATTAACAAAAGCCAGGGACAGTGCAACTGGAATTCATCTGGATTATtatacaa TCGACTACAAAGAAGAGCTTTCGGCGCTTTATGGCGATTATTTGGAGCgacaaacattatttttaaagacATGCATGAAGATTGTTttgaaactttacaaaaatactgaacATGTcggaaaaatagttttaataggTCATTCTATGGGCGCTGTAATATCACAAGCAGTTTTAAGAGATCCGGAATTTGCAGAATACATCAATACAATAATATCTATATCTTCTCCTATAAATAAACCAATTTTAATTCTTGATGAAAAAATAGATACATTTTATAAAagcataaacaaaaatgtatctGTTTGCCGCTCCTCtttgaaattgaataaaaattcaaatttttgttgtgcTACATGTAATCGCCTTCTACTGAGCAATCACACCAATCACGTTGGtcattatttgaaaaatgtgttaTTAATCACTATTGGTGGTGGTAATCGTGACTTACTCGTTCCACCTGCCTTTACGATGTCAAAATTTAGCGACATACATGCAATG ACTATGTCGATACCGAAAGTGTGGTTGAGCTGTGATCATTTGTCCGTAGTATGGTGCCTTCAGCTGGTGCAGGTTATTAATAGATATATGTTTGACATCTCTGCCAGTGACaagcaaaattttgtatactttaTAAAGGATAGAAGGCGTCGGGAACAGACTGCACTTAATCACTTCGTG aaatcaaatgaaatgcaGTTAAAAGAAATAGACATTGAACAGGAAGGTAAACATAACAGTGTATGGCGGGAAGACACTCTAAAAGTATTTTCGAAAGCATTCAAAGAAGGATCCAGAAgtaattttatacaattaattcCGCTGCGAAAACATAAAAAGCACACG aaattatacATAGATGTTACCCAGTTGGAGTTTGGTGACTTTCTTTTTGGATGCACTGTAAAGCCTAATGTAAATGAAAACTTATTCTG CCAAAACAAAGTTTCACTCTCTCATCATTTTCAATTATTGCCATCGATGAAAAACAAAATGCGTTCAGTGGCAATTCTGGATATCAACAATTTGAAGAACACGTACGTAAACTGGACTCATGTAGGTTTATTCGCTCGTGCTTCTCGAAAACCG AAGTTGTATAATATTGATATTCATAATCCAGCAGAGAGAAACATTGTTTTCAAATTACCTCGATGGTCTacgtttcaaaaaataattttagtaaatgAAACTAAGCAGGGGACACTTTACTATAAACTCTCAATTCTAG GTGTCGAAGaaacttttccaactattgaattGAGAATTGTACCGTTATCTTGTATGGGGGATCTGAATTCAATTATCATTAAAATGTGCATACCATGGGCACCAGGATTTACTAAATATCAAATTATTCG AGATCCATCAGCAGAAGTATTTTATGTGAATGTTCCCGTTTCTAGTCCGATTGGCTACAATTCATCAATGAACCCTATttctttagaaatttatttggaTCCACTTTGTCGATATCAAATCAG TTACAAATTTTCGATTGTGACCACAATGTCGAGAGTAGCTCAGCAGTTTTTACACTGGCTGCCGTCTCATTTGACAgctgttatattaataatactgaAGAATCAAATAAGCCAACTTCATGAAGAATCGAGTACAAAAGGTGTTCGACCATATTATGGGTATTTTCAATACGCTTCGTTATATCTTATAACAG GTTGTCGTGTATTGAGCAAATTTTTAACACAACGTGATGGTAACGAAAGTGGACGCGGACTTTCAATTTATCCGGCTGTAATTATTCACAGCACTGCCATAGTGTTGTCGATACTACTTGTATTTTCTGTTTGGACTATTGTAATACTGAACGCGTATGgactttcaaaattaataaattg GTTCTTACTCAAATCGGTACTACTACCCATAGCTGACACATTCCCAATTTTATTCGCTGCATTCATGATTTCTCTGGCAATAAAGACATGTGGAGCAGTGGCACTTACTGTAACTTGTgtcttatatttgttgttg atatcAAACGCTTATAGCGACTACTTGGAAAATTGGTTATTTAAAACAGCAGTGTCGTTACATGCCAAAGTGTGGAGCATTTATGAGAAACGTAATAGATCAAATACGACCACAGATACGTCAAGCGATATAACTAATCTTATGAGTTTAATTCGTTGTGATGGAATGGATAATTTCTCATTTCACATATCTCTTTTTATCTTGATTACTATTATGGCTGGTTTGAACAGCATGACTTTCGTCGCTTGGGTGAAGGATCGCAG caTTATAAGTCGTGGATCGGACCCATCTCTACTTCCAACTGCAGTCGTCATATCTTCCTTAAGTGTTTTATGGCATTTGAAAGCGCCGAAgaaaat ctTTTCTTTCCGAATTGGCTACAAAATCGCAtcgttacttatttatatgGGCGCTGCAGCTTGCATTATTTACTGTCAAGAGGCATTGTATAAACTGAACTATGTAATCGCTGGAACTTTTGTATTAATAACGGCACTAGAATTGCTTGGACaagcttataagaaatatagcTAA
- the LOC105215028 gene encoding GPI inositol-deacylase isoform X2: MLKHFLVVIIAIAAFGFLYGIYNYNVEIESNACQMTYMFAPPQFSRINFDANAKFPHYGLYYYNEGRMPIDVHTTEFKGAPVIFVPGNGGSYKQVRSMASVALTKARDSATGIHLDYYTIDYKEELSALYGDYLERQTLFLKTCMKIVLKLYKNTEHVGKIVLIGHSMGAVISQAVLRDPEFAEYINTIISISSPINKPILILDEKIDTFYKSINKNVSVCRSSLKLNKNSNFCCATCNRLLLSNHTNHVGHYLKNVLLITIGGGNRDLLVPPAFTMSKFSDIHAMTMSIPKVWLSCDHLSVVWCLQLVQVINRYMFDISASDKQNFVYFIKDRRRREQTALNHFKSNEMQLKEIDIEQEGKHNSVWREDTLKVFSKAFKEGSRSNFIQLIPLRKHKKHTKLYIDVTQLEFGDFLFGCTVKPNVNENLFCQNKVSLSHHFQLLPSMKNKMRSVAILDINNLKNTYVNWTHVGLFARASRKPKLYNIDIHNPAERNIVFKLPRWSTFQKIILVNETKQGTLYYKLSILGVEETFPTIELRIVPLSCMGDLNSIIIKMCIPWAPGFTKYQIIRDPSAEVFYVNVPVSSPIGYNSSMNPISLEIYLDPLCRYQISYKFSIVTTMSRVAQQFLHWLPSHLTAVILIILKNQISQLHEESSTKGVRPYYGYFQYASLYLITGCRVLSKFLTQRDGNESGRGLSIYPAVIIHSTAIVLSILLVFSVWTIVILNAYGLSKLINWFLLKSVLLPIADTFPILFAAFMISLAIKTCGAVALTVTCVLYLLLISNAYSDYLENWLFKTAVSLHAKVWSIYEKRNRSNTTTDTSSDITNLMSLIRCDGMDNFSFHISLFILITIMAGLNSMTFVAWVKDRSIISRGSDPSLLPTAVVISSLSVLWHLKAPKKIFSFRIGYKIASLLIYMGAAACIIYCQEALYKLNYVIAGTFVLITALELLGQAYKKYS, encoded by the exons atgttaaaacattttttggtgGTTATTATAGCGATTGCTGCGTTTGGCTTTCTGTAcggtatatataattacaatgtAGAAATCGAGTCCAATGCTTGTCAAATGACGTATATGTTTGCACCACCCCAGTTCTCg agAATAAATTTTGATGCGAATGCCAAATTTCCTCATTACGGATTGTATTACTACAATGAGGGACGTATGCCAATTGATGTACACACAACTGAATTTAAAGGAGCGCCCGTTATTTTTGTACCAGGAAATGGAGGGTCATATAAGCAA GTACGTTCAATGGCATCGGTAGCATTAACAAAAGCCAGGGACAGTGCAACTGGAATTCATCTGGATTATtatacaa TCGACTACAAAGAAGAGCTTTCGGCGCTTTATGGCGATTATTTGGAGCgacaaacattatttttaaagacATGCATGAAGATTGTTttgaaactttacaaaaatactgaacATGTcggaaaaatagttttaataggTCATTCTATGGGCGCTGTAATATCACAAGCAGTTTTAAGAGATCCGGAATTTGCAGAATACATCAATACAATAATATCTATATCTTCTCCTATAAATAAACCAATTTTAATTCTTGATGAAAAAATAGATACATTTTATAAAagcataaacaaaaatgtatctGTTTGCCGCTCCTCtttgaaattgaataaaaattcaaatttttgttgtgcTACATGTAATCGCCTTCTACTGAGCAATCACACCAATCACGTTGGtcattatttgaaaaatgtgttaTTAATCACTATTGGTGGTGGTAATCGTGACTTACTCGTTCCACCTGCCTTTACGATGTCAAAATTTAGCGACATACATGCAATG ACTATGTCGATACCGAAAGTGTGGTTGAGCTGTGATCATTTGTCCGTAGTATGGTGCCTTCAGCTGGTGCAGGTTATTAATAGATATATGTTTGACATCTCTGCCAGTGACaagcaaaattttgtatactttaTAAAGGATAGAAGGCGTCGGGAACAGACTGCACTTAATCACTTC aaatcaaatgaaatgcaGTTAAAAGAAATAGACATTGAACAGGAAGGTAAACATAACAGTGTATGGCGGGAAGACACTCTAAAAGTATTTTCGAAAGCATTCAAAGAAGGATCCAGAAgtaattttatacaattaattcCGCTGCGAAAACATAAAAAGCACACG aaattatacATAGATGTTACCCAGTTGGAGTTTGGTGACTTTCTTTTTGGATGCACTGTAAAGCCTAATGTAAATGAAAACTTATTCTG CCAAAACAAAGTTTCACTCTCTCATCATTTTCAATTATTGCCATCGATGAAAAACAAAATGCGTTCAGTGGCAATTCTGGATATCAACAATTTGAAGAACACGTACGTAAACTGGACTCATGTAGGTTTATTCGCTCGTGCTTCTCGAAAACCG AAGTTGTATAATATTGATATTCATAATCCAGCAGAGAGAAACATTGTTTTCAAATTACCTCGATGGTCTacgtttcaaaaaataattttagtaaatgAAACTAAGCAGGGGACACTTTACTATAAACTCTCAATTCTAG GTGTCGAAGaaacttttccaactattgaattGAGAATTGTACCGTTATCTTGTATGGGGGATCTGAATTCAATTATCATTAAAATGTGCATACCATGGGCACCAGGATTTACTAAATATCAAATTATTCG AGATCCATCAGCAGAAGTATTTTATGTGAATGTTCCCGTTTCTAGTCCGATTGGCTACAATTCATCAATGAACCCTATttctttagaaatttatttggaTCCACTTTGTCGATATCAAATCAG TTACAAATTTTCGATTGTGACCACAATGTCGAGAGTAGCTCAGCAGTTTTTACACTGGCTGCCGTCTCATTTGACAgctgttatattaataatactgaAGAATCAAATAAGCCAACTTCATGAAGAATCGAGTACAAAAGGTGTTCGACCATATTATGGGTATTTTCAATACGCTTCGTTATATCTTATAACAG GTTGTCGTGTATTGAGCAAATTTTTAACACAACGTGATGGTAACGAAAGTGGACGCGGACTTTCAATTTATCCGGCTGTAATTATTCACAGCACTGCCATAGTGTTGTCGATACTACTTGTATTTTCTGTTTGGACTATTGTAATACTGAACGCGTATGgactttcaaaattaataaattg GTTCTTACTCAAATCGGTACTACTACCCATAGCTGACACATTCCCAATTTTATTCGCTGCATTCATGATTTCTCTGGCAATAAAGACATGTGGAGCAGTGGCACTTACTGTAACTTGTgtcttatatttgttgttg atatcAAACGCTTATAGCGACTACTTGGAAAATTGGTTATTTAAAACAGCAGTGTCGTTACATGCCAAAGTGTGGAGCATTTATGAGAAACGTAATAGATCAAATACGACCACAGATACGTCAAGCGATATAACTAATCTTATGAGTTTAATTCGTTGTGATGGAATGGATAATTTCTCATTTCACATATCTCTTTTTATCTTGATTACTATTATGGCTGGTTTGAACAGCATGACTTTCGTCGCTTGGGTGAAGGATCGCAG caTTATAAGTCGTGGATCGGACCCATCTCTACTTCCAACTGCAGTCGTCATATCTTCCTTAAGTGTTTTATGGCATTTGAAAGCGCCGAAgaaaat ctTTTCTTTCCGAATTGGCTACAAAATCGCAtcgttacttatttatatgGGCGCTGCAGCTTGCATTATTTACTGTCAAGAGGCATTGTATAAACTGAACTATGTAATCGCTGGAACTTTTGTATTAATAACGGCACTAGAATTGCTTGGACaagcttataagaaatatagcTAA